The following are encoded in a window of Persicobacter psychrovividus genomic DNA:
- a CDS encoding PAS domain-containing sensor histidine kinase translates to MIKSYLDKLHRLLSGGPSFAFEHRVLNIGLFVGFIVYASYSVFVLTTPIFPPVLVYTMLMVTIFVAQIYVLSRISSDFYQEGVIFFSFWGVLSNVAMWVVSGGKTGPSSLNFIIIFVVVTYLMGRKYHFKWFATNIIVMWLLFFFDEQMSAIIIPYETDELRELDFFMTNMFAMILIFVVGFIFRKHYEEQREALASSNELRERESKKYKNLIDSIRDEYFLKSESIDGQVDYVSPSVVQLLGFNQADFKEKYEEIFWSSEENKKMFSHRQSQMKAGHPFNYELEVFCADGKTIRLHIKDTPTFSANGSVTHIDSIVQDISIRHRIMQTLKNTLDQEQQMRKVRENFILTISHQFRTPLTVIRSSVDLMHQLLISGEQLTNNQLQRMNGRINGSVDQLVNFVDQILAFKDLDLWNFPFNPKQYEVKSFMADLLEQLSVQGRHLEFENCLENSLLMTFDYKMIEQSITNMVTNAIKYSSKEAPIRLSLETDNDELLIVIRDKGIGISIEDQKNLFNPFFRGKNAENIKGSGLGLSVCKEFVEKHHGHISVFSEEGVGSVFTIHLPLSPVLIEE, encoded by the coding sequence ATGATCAAATCCTATTTGGATAAACTGCACAGGCTATTATCGGGGGGGCCATCTTTTGCATTTGAACACCGAGTGTTGAACATAGGGCTTTTCGTGGGCTTTATTGTTTATGCATCTTATAGTGTGTTTGTGCTCACGACTCCAATATTCCCTCCGGTGCTGGTCTATACCATGTTGATGGTAACCATATTTGTAGCACAAATTTATGTGTTGTCTCGAATAAGTTCTGATTTTTACCAGGAAGGTGTGATTTTCTTTAGCTTTTGGGGAGTGCTCTCCAACGTGGCCATGTGGGTGGTTTCTGGAGGGAAAACGGGGCCGAGCAGCTTAAATTTCATTATTATTTTTGTGGTGGTTACCTATTTGATGGGCAGAAAGTACCATTTTAAGTGGTTTGCTACCAATATCATCGTCATGTGGTTATTGTTCTTTTTCGATGAGCAAATGAGTGCGATAATTATTCCTTATGAAACGGATGAGTTGCGGGAGCTTGATTTCTTTATGACCAATATGTTCGCGATGATCCTGATTTTTGTGGTTGGTTTTATCTTCAGGAAACATTACGAAGAACAAAGAGAAGCACTTGCGTCGTCGAATGAATTACGGGAGCGGGAAAGCAAGAAATACAAAAATTTGATTGACAGTATCCGCGATGAATATTTCCTGAAAAGTGAATCTATTGATGGGCAGGTAGATTATGTCAGCCCTTCGGTCGTGCAGCTGCTGGGCTTCAATCAAGCGGATTTCAAGGAAAAATATGAGGAGATATTCTGGTCGTCTGAAGAAAACAAAAAGATGTTTAGTCATCGGCAGTCTCAAATGAAGGCTGGTCATCCCTTTAATTATGAGCTCGAGGTGTTTTGTGCCGATGGAAAAACCATCCGCCTGCACATCAAAGATACCCCTACTTTTTCGGCAAACGGGTCGGTAACCCATATCGATTCCATTGTTCAGGACATCAGTATCCGTCACCGAATTATGCAGACGCTTAAAAATACCCTTGATCAGGAGCAACAAATGCGAAAGGTTCGGGAGAATTTTATCCTGACCATTTCCCACCAGTTCAGAACGCCACTTACCGTCATTCGTTCGTCGGTAGACCTGATGCATCAGCTGTTGATTTCAGGGGAACAACTGACCAATAATCAGCTTCAGAGAATGAATGGTCGGATCAACGGATCGGTGGATCAGCTCGTCAATTTTGTGGATCAGATTTTAGCTTTTAAGGACTTGGATTTGTGGAACTTTCCTTTCAATCCCAAGCAGTATGAGGTGAAGAGTTTTATGGCGGATTTGTTGGAGCAGCTTAGCGTTCAGGGACGCCATCTGGAGTTTGAGAATTGTTTGGAGAATAGCCTTTTGATGACTTTCGACTATAAGATGATCGAGCAATCCATTACCAATATGGTGACCAATGCGATCAAGTATTCCTCGAAGGAAGCGCCCATTAGGTTATCTTTGGAGACGGATAATGATGAGTTGCTGATCGTTATCCGGGATAAAGGGATTGGCATTTCTATAGAGGATCAGAAAAATCTTTTCAATCCTTTTTTCAGGGGAAAAAATGCCGAGAATATTAAAGGCTCTGGCTTGGGGCTGAGTGTGTGTAAAGAGTTTGTGGAAAAACACCATGGACATATCAGTGTGTTTTCTGAAGAAGGAGTGGGCAGTGTTTTCACGATCCACCTGCCACTGAGTCCGGTTCTGATTGAGGAGTAA
- a CDS encoding AMP-binding protein — protein sequence MKTLVSLIQQSIQECWELPALSNYKGDNYTFGAIAIAIKQQHYLFETLGVEKGDKVALMGKNSAKWAISYLAAVTYGAVIVPILPDFKVEDATRIVHHSDAKVLIIEKFIFEQMEVEGMPLLQAVMDVADFNPLYQKTEILDLGALPAEKMLQDFPLGYHAADVQYAETQPDDLAVISYTSGTTGFSKGVMIPHRSLTGNVVFARENMPLERGNKIMSFLPLAHTYGCAFEFLFPFTRGCHITFLTKTPAPKIIMMAFAEVKPHLILSVPLVIEKIYKSQILPALEDSKTKMMLKVPLLNKLVHKKIREKLTQVFGGNFKELIIGGAAFNAEAEAFFKEIKFPFTVGYGMTECGPLIGYASWNNTVLGGSGRPVDALEVKIDSENPREVVGEILCRGGHVMQGYYKNPEATADTIDKDGWLHTGDLGIMDEQGNILIKGRSKSLILGPSGKNIYPEELESLLMNLPYVGEALVVDRSGKLCALIYPDYVETEKANLSIPQIHDIYKEHLKVVNTKVPKYMQLKMVEVQQEAFEKTPKKNIKRFLYQSK from the coding sequence TTGAAGACACTTGTATCTTTAATACAACAATCCATTCAGGAGTGTTGGGAACTGCCAGCTTTGTCCAACTATAAAGGAGATAACTATACCTTTGGTGCAATTGCTATCGCCATCAAACAACAGCATTACCTCTTTGAAACATTGGGTGTTGAAAAAGGAGATAAAGTGGCTTTAATGGGAAAAAACTCCGCCAAATGGGCCATCAGCTATTTGGCTGCCGTTACCTATGGTGCAGTGATCGTCCCTATATTGCCGGATTTTAAAGTAGAAGACGCCACCAGAATTGTGCATCATTCCGATGCCAAAGTATTGATCATCGAAAAGTTCATTTTTGAGCAAATGGAGGTGGAAGGAATGCCCCTTTTGCAGGCAGTAATGGATGTGGCGGACTTCAACCCTTTATATCAGAAAACAGAAATACTGGACCTTGGGGCGCTTCCTGCCGAAAAAATGCTACAGGATTTCCCGCTCGGCTACCATGCCGCTGATGTTCAGTATGCCGAAACACAGCCAGACGATTTGGCGGTGATCAGCTACACTTCAGGAACGACGGGCTTTTCCAAAGGGGTCATGATTCCCCACCGAAGCCTGACAGGCAATGTGGTTTTTGCTCGGGAAAACATGCCCCTCGAACGCGGCAACAAAATCATGTCTTTCCTGCCTTTGGCGCACACCTATGGCTGTGCTTTTGAGTTTCTTTTTCCTTTTACCCGAGGTTGCCACATCACCTTTCTGACAAAAACCCCCGCACCAAAAATCATTATGATGGCCTTTGCGGAGGTCAAACCTCACTTGATTCTGTCCGTGCCATTGGTAATTGAAAAAATCTACAAAAGTCAGATATTGCCTGCCCTCGAGGATTCAAAAACCAAGATGATGCTCAAGGTTCCCCTGCTCAATAAGCTGGTGCATAAAAAGATCCGAGAAAAACTGACACAGGTTTTCGGCGGAAATTTCAAAGAGCTTATTATTGGTGGCGCGGCCTTCAATGCGGAAGCGGAAGCTTTCTTCAAAGAAATTAAATTCCCTTTCACCGTAGGTTACGGCATGACCGAATGTGGCCCACTGATTGGCTATGCCTCCTGGAACAATACAGTACTTGGTGGTTCTGGCCGACCTGTAGATGCCCTTGAGGTGAAGATCGACAGCGAAAACCCAAGGGAAGTGGTTGGCGAAATTCTGTGTCGTGGTGGCCACGTGATGCAAGGTTACTATAAAAATCCAGAAGCCACCGCCGACACCATCGACAAAGACGGTTGGCTGCATACAGGCGATCTGGGGATTATGGACGAGCAAGGCAACATCCTGATTAAAGGAAGAAGCAAAAGCCTGATTTTAGGCCCTTCGGGAAAAAATATCTACCCAGAAGAGCTTGAATCTTTACTGATGAACCTGCCCTATGTTGGCGAAGCCTTGGTGGTTGACCGTTCGGGAAAACTCTGTGCCCTGATCTATCCTGATTATGTAGAAACAGAAAAAGCGAACCTGAGCATTCCACAAATTCATGATATTTATAAAGAACACCTTAAGGTGGTCAATACCAAAGTGCCCAAATATATGCAGCTGAAAATGGTGGAAGTTCAGCAGGAAGCCTTTGAGAAAACCCCAAAGAAAAATATTAAACGCTTTTTGTATCAAAGTAAATAA
- a CDS encoding helix-turn-helix transcriptional regulator, with the protein MRRLNLFFSAFLMFLCAQGAWANTADGFLYTYPEGTTSLKQMFPYHGGIMAINGQGKILFLNQGKWQTVAEEAKFSQLYNADSVLYASSSAGLFKLKAQGGTFATKPIVNERLSKIFPLQQGLMLEGEGSLWYFKKGKTEAIGAAGALQDYELHKIGGSKFLGIQPNGAFFMISVNVADKTMTQVEFAQPFWGHQFCGVTQDGIWLTKDGHLKLISDVTGDLEKDFGKLAEVPSRVFSEDGKFYFQTQGERIYQIDANDHIKPIFDSPSANPLIYVAKGHWFALATDEGLMVDFTKDCKLQKLKAEAVNFHPVDASKVLTLGGERWQVKHGQLLVDDSVLEVNRGLLEKEHHSLEEELEVLEGQTPKKPAAAHWQLIGLNKGMLWANNGAQLYLIDPSAKIVFDYGQLKEDYQLGKVKNQWALNYADGQVVILPQTFPTMPVFLYQSTLPDDEEFDLFLHAQSLMPKVWDFIAWRHDSTANWQYHEGRKWKLVADTEFRHMEHVEWKASLGPNQWSETMHVELPWKFPIGRTVIIFIVIILFIVLGGGYSIYRIRKKMKLQAAIEKEDETPAYLRTVEDEFLKKVDGVIFENLEKPDLNQNHVMMALGMERRIFFRNLKQRTHLKPNDYIRKRKLDEAVRLLLETNQNVETIGHRVGFTSGAYFSSNFKYYFGMSPEEYRKKNKKNSY; encoded by the coding sequence ATGAGACGACTTAACCTGTTTTTTTCAGCGTTTTTAATGTTCCTGTGTGCGCAGGGAGCATGGGCAAATACTGCCGACGGATTCTTGTACACTTATCCCGAAGGTACTACCAGCCTGAAGCAGATGTTTCCGTATCATGGCGGAATCATGGCAATTAATGGACAAGGAAAAATACTATTCCTGAATCAGGGCAAATGGCAGACAGTAGCGGAAGAGGCCAAATTCAGTCAGTTATATAATGCTGATAGTGTACTTTATGCCAGCAGTAGTGCGGGTTTGTTTAAGCTGAAGGCACAAGGGGGAACTTTTGCTACAAAGCCGATAGTGAATGAACGCCTGTCGAAGATTTTTCCTTTGCAGCAGGGTTTAATGCTCGAAGGGGAAGGCTCGCTCTGGTATTTTAAAAAGGGTAAAACAGAAGCTATAGGTGCTGCGGGAGCGCTTCAGGATTATGAACTGCATAAGATTGGTGGCAGCAAATTTTTGGGCATACAGCCCAATGGTGCTTTTTTTATGATCAGTGTGAATGTTGCTGATAAAACCATGACGCAAGTGGAATTCGCACAGCCTTTCTGGGGGCATCAGTTTTGCGGGGTAACACAGGACGGCATCTGGCTGACCAAAGACGGACACCTGAAATTGATTTCTGATGTTACGGGCGACCTTGAAAAGGATTTTGGCAAATTAGCTGAAGTGCCGAGCAGGGTTTTCAGTGAAGATGGCAAGTTCTATTTTCAGACCCAAGGCGAAAGAATTTACCAGATCGATGCGAACGATCATATCAAACCAATTTTTGATAGCCCCTCGGCCAACCCATTGATTTATGTTGCGAAAGGGCACTGGTTTGCCCTAGCAACCGATGAGGGCCTTATGGTGGATTTTACCAAGGATTGTAAGTTACAGAAACTGAAAGCTGAAGCGGTGAATTTTCACCCGGTTGATGCCTCCAAAGTTCTGACCCTTGGCGGTGAGCGCTGGCAGGTGAAACATGGCCAACTTTTGGTGGACGACTCCGTCCTTGAGGTGAACCGTGGACTGTTGGAAAAAGAACACCACAGCCTGGAGGAAGAATTGGAGGTGCTGGAGGGGCAGACGCCCAAAAAGCCGGCTGCAGCACACTGGCAATTGATTGGTCTTAATAAAGGCATGCTTTGGGCAAATAATGGCGCACAACTTTATTTGATTGATCCTTCTGCTAAAATTGTTTTTGACTATGGGCAGCTGAAGGAAGATTATCAGCTTGGTAAAGTGAAAAATCAATGGGCATTGAACTACGCCGATGGGCAGGTGGTGATTTTGCCGCAAACCTTCCCGACCATGCCGGTGTTTTTATATCAGTCCACTTTGCCCGACGATGAGGAATTCGACCTGTTTTTACATGCACAGAGCCTGATGCCCAAGGTGTGGGATTTTATCGCCTGGCGACATGATTCTACGGCCAACTGGCAATACCACGAAGGACGGAAATGGAAGCTGGTAGCGGATACAGAGTTTCGCCATATGGAACATGTGGAATGGAAAGCAAGCCTCGGGCCAAATCAGTGGTCGGAAACCATGCACGTGGAATTGCCCTGGAAGTTCCCTATTGGCCGAACCGTCATTATTTTTATTGTCATTATTCTGTTTATTGTGCTTGGAGGTGGCTATTCGATTTACCGCATCCGCAAGAAAATGAAGCTGCAAGCGGCTATTGAAAAAGAGGATGAAACACCCGCCTATTTAAGAACTGTTGAAGATGAATTTCTTAAAAAAGTGGATGGGGTGATTTTCGAAAATCTGGAGAAGCCAGATTTAAATCAAAATCACGTGATGATGGCCCTGGGGATGGAACGACGGATATTCTTCCGTAACCTCAAGCAGCGCACACACCTGAAACCCAATGATTATATTCGTAAGCGCAAGCTTGACGAGGCTGTTCGTTTACTGCTGGAAACCAATCAGAATGTGGAGACCATCGGGCACAGGGTAGGCTTTACTTCTGGCGCTTATTTCTCTTCCAATTTCAAATACTACTTCGGGATGAGCCCCGAGGAGTACCGCAAAAAAAATAAGAAAAACTCCTATTGA
- the ybaK gene encoding Cys-tRNA(Pro) deacylase has translation MAKKTNAARKLDQLKISYSLHHYAVEKEERGAIAVAEKTGQPIEQIFKTLVLSGDKTGVIVAVIRGDREVHLKALAKASGNKKVEMVPLKEVLGITGYVRGGCSPIGMKKNFPVFIDEEAFEHAQIFISAGLRGTQICLSAEGLMQATDGRRASVVEA, from the coding sequence ATGGCAAAAAAAACCAATGCAGCCCGTAAGCTCGACCAATTGAAAATCAGTTACAGCCTTCATCATTATGCTGTAGAAAAGGAGGAAAGAGGCGCAATTGCGGTGGCAGAAAAGACGGGGCAACCGATTGAGCAAATTTTTAAAACCCTCGTACTGAGCGGTGATAAAACGGGCGTGATCGTGGCGGTGATTCGCGGCGACAGGGAAGTACACCTGAAGGCACTGGCCAAAGCGAGTGGGAACAAAAAGGTGGAGATGGTTCCTTTGAAAGAGGTGCTCGGTATTACGGGCTATGTCCGTGGGGGCTGTTCGCCTATCGGGATGAAGAAAAACTTCCCCGTTTTTATAGATGAGGAAGCTTTTGAACACGCACAAATATTTATCAGTGCAGGTTTGCGCGGTACGCAGATTTGTTTGTCTGCCGAAGGTTTAATGCAAGCGACCGACGGCAGGAGGGCCTCGGTGGTGGAGGCTTGA
- a CDS encoding glutaminyl-peptide cyclotransferase — protein sequence MNNTSLLLLLIVGLFACNQKEQQNTTQESAPLDRGYDILMTLGHDTESFTQGLVFNGNELLESTGGNGTSWISSIDYTTGQGARKLSLEDRYFGEGITVMDHKIYQLTWHGKTGFVYDVNDYKKLGTFEYGYEGWGVTHDSTSLIISDGTDKIHYLNPEAFKEERTLSVTENGKAVTYLNELEYIHGYIFANVWQSADIVKIDPKDGKVVRRYNFDHLVKDNKSANPRADVLNGIAFNPTNNQTYITGKLWPRAYIVRFR from the coding sequence ATGAACAATACATCATTATTATTGCTTTTGATCGTCGGCTTGTTCGCATGCAATCAAAAGGAACAGCAAAATACAACGCAGGAATCCGCGCCGCTGGATCGTGGGTACGACATCCTGATGACTTTGGGGCATGATACTGAGTCTTTTACACAGGGGCTTGTGTTTAACGGCAATGAGTTACTCGAAAGTACTGGCGGCAATGGTACCTCATGGATTTCTTCGATTGATTATACCACAGGGCAGGGCGCAAGAAAACTCAGCCTTGAGGATCGCTATTTTGGTGAAGGAATTACGGTGATGGATCATAAAATTTACCAATTGACCTGGCACGGAAAGACCGGCTTTGTTTATGACGTTAATGACTATAAAAAATTAGGCACTTTTGAATATGGCTATGAAGGCTGGGGAGTAACGCACGATAGCACGAGCCTGATCATCAGTGATGGTACGGATAAAATTCATTACCTGAACCCTGAAGCCTTTAAAGAGGAGCGCACTTTGTCGGTAACAGAAAACGGTAAAGCCGTCACTTACCTCAATGAGCTGGAGTATATTCATGGTTATATTTTTGCCAACGTCTGGCAGTCAGCAGATATTGTCAAGATCGATCCTAAAGATGGTAAAGTTGTTCGTCGATACAACTTTGATCACTTGGTGAAGGACAATAAATCCGCCAACCCACGCGCAGATGTCCTCAATGGTATTGCGTTCAATCCGACCAACAACCAAACCTATATCACTGGCAAATTATGGCCCCGCGCTTATATTGTGCGCTTCAGATAG